The window AAAATCCTAGAAAGTGATTCTTCGAGTTGTTGTACCATATAATTAAGGGTGTAGGAAGAGTTGATGGGGTTGTGTGGATAAAAAAGAACAAGAGTCATATGTGTTTTCTCAGCTATTTGGTCAAAGAAAGATAACTTAAAATTTTGAAGGTGATTAGGAGTTGGAGAGGATGGTTTTATAAGCTTCTTGGAAATGATTTCAACTTGAATTTGGTCACTCAAATTAACACAAAGGCTACCCATTTTTGATGTGGTAAAAATATTATGGAATTAAGAAAAAGAGAGAGAACTGTAGAAAAGTTGAAGACAATTTTTATTTCAGAAGTTTCAGGTCCTATTTATATTCGGAAAATTCTGAAAAATCTTCAAAAGATGGGAAATTTCCATAACATTACCAAACATGGAACTGCTAATGCACTATTGCAGAAGTTTATTTATATCATTTGCAATTTTTACTTAGTTAAAAGGCTTATTTTGAACTACTTTCCTTACCAAACATGGAACTGCTACTTTttgttgtgataaaaatgttTATAGGTCACCCTATCAATATAATATTAAACACGTTGGTAGGTGGGGGAGCTAAAGTAAGGCAAGGGCATTCAATTGAATTTACTTCAgtgaaaaattgaaatattgtgCAAAGAGAGTAAACATGAGTACTgacttctctataacaacatctttatataacagtcattcactatatAAGCCAAGTTTTCCTCAGAACCGATTTTTTAAGTTATATATTACCGCTCTATAATAACAACGATCATATTTATAGcagaatattttttgtaaaattacACCTCTATAATAGCCATATAGAATCATTAAGATTACAAATAATAGTTTTAAAAATATGCACACAACCATTTCCATTAAACAAAGTTTCTATATTGCATAAGATAAAAGGTTTGAAGATTTGCACATATTATCTTTTCCATGGGACAAATTCCAAAATATATTTAGATACAAAATTTAACTGTTAATCTCTTAGATTGTCTTCAAAGAAAAGTTATTGGATAcctttttgctgaaaatttggacacgaatcttcgccaattcaagtgTTATATCACTAGTAAGAGAATAAATCTACAaaacaagctacaattacaaagttcgcccatcaatcttgaaagaattttttttttgtagctCTAAAATGTCTGCCTTtgagtttaaatctttatacatttagttatgaatttattaataatgtattagctttcttcaaatatttaactagtgaaatatgcatatcttttgatattttaaatttgaataattttcttatcttttgtatataacaataaaaaaggaaaataattaatttttggataAATTTTATCTATAATAGCCAAAAATATTTAAACGTCAAATGTTATTATAGGTGTATaatagtcattcactataaaaactAAAACATATCGAAACAAACATGATTGTTATAGAGAGGGTTGACTGTATAAACTTTTCCTTTTTACACAATCAGGTTTCTCAAAGGATTTCTGCAAATGAgcctctttttgttttttttaaaaaaagggggATTTGTAATAAATAATTAAGACAAGTTACATGCTATAACAAACAACAGTAAAATTCCTTATACCAatgatttatataatttaaactcTATATATAAACAGTTAAATTTTCttgacataagaaattttttaattaattaggtaaggGTGTTAACAATTGCTTCAAATCACGAGTTCAAATCACAAATATAACATGAATTATTTTTAAATCCCCTTCCGTAAATTCGTGGCTCTGCTAGGGTTGGCAGAACCCATAACTTTCCCTATAAAGGGGAAGGCGCGAGATGTTGATGACATATTATTCAAGTACCTCTAACTTCTTCAGTTCTTTAATTTGTTTTCCCTTTTTCCATTATCACCATATTTATATACCATGATTTTCCAAAAGGAAACCATGGAAGTTAAAATCTTGACAACAAAGTTGATAAAACCATCTTCAGCAACTCCAAATTACCTTGAAAATTACAAACTATTATTCTTTGATCAAATAGCTGATGAGGCACATTTACCTCTTATTCTTTTCTATCCTCCTTGCAACAACAACACCAACAATAATAGTACAGCTGAAGATCAGCTCGAGCAATCTTTATTTAGAACTTTAGCCCATATTTACCTAGTTGCTAATAGATTTACTGAGGATAACTCCTCGATTTACTGCGCCGATCAAGGGGTTAAATTTATTAACGCCAAGGTAAATTGTAAGCTCAATGGCTTTCTTGAGAAAGCACAAAAAGATGTCAATCATGCCATATCTTGTTGGCATCAAGATACTTGGGATGTTGATGAAAGTAATTTGTTCATAACACCAATTAGCATTGTGCAAGTCACACAATTCAATTGCGGTGGCATGGCTCTTTCTATGAGCCCTGCACATACCGCAATGGATGGTTTCACAACTTTCACATTCGTTCACGAGCGGTCAAACGTGTGCAAATTGGGGATTCCTATAGAGAAAATCAACTTTTTGAGCTTTAATATGGCTAAGATTTTCCAACCAAGAGATGTATCATAAATTCTCTTGCCTCGTGTCCCCAGGAAAATCGTATGGACTCTAAACTAGATGCCAAGAAGTTATACATCAACCAAGATTCTATTTCAAGGCTCACAAAAGAATTAACAAAATCAACGAATTCTAGAGCTTTATTCTTTAAGCCCTCAAGAGTTGAAATGATTATAGCACTTGATAAAGGATGACAAATGCATGTTTTGAGTGTGTTTACGTATTATTTCTTGTGTGAGCTGTGGGAGTTCACACCGcttttgatataaaaatatcacgatcccaatttttctccgtaggatgtcgtgatggcacctagtctctaggaccaggtaagcctatcaattatgcgaAATgcaaaactgaaactcaaatctcaacatataaaataaaacaaactacgattcaaatagttacaactcccaaaactcgatagaaataagtcacataattctaagaatttattctaagtgtctaTATACATCATAATCTAatgagaataaggaaaacaacataataaggatagaaggagactctgaggtctgcggacgctggcagatataccttgaagtctccgcgtacggcTAGTTCACTAATGCgtggtctgataggaagtacctggatctgcacaaaaatatgtgcagaagcgtagtatgagtacaccacagcggtacccagtaagtgccaaacctaacctcgatagagtagtgacgaggttaagtcAGGCCCTAATGCAATAATAAAAGTTagggtgaaaagtttaacaatataataataataatgacaatggggatGAATCAATTAAGTAGTATGTCgtaatttaactacacagaataaggtaAAATAATACCTCGCAGaaggaaaacaaaaatttacaactttaaagaaaacaccaaaaataaccaaaggcagtgcaaccataaagaaatatcaacaagggcactcccgaggtaccgcctcgtagtcccaaatcataaataaattcacaatatctcatttccttatatcaccacgggagccttcatatttaattttaaagaaaatatttttttttccgaaatagcatcccgcattttagccacccttttcacaccgcatgacttctagtagtttctctactagccatgcgtatcaacccacccttatctcaccgcatgtgtttcaacacccagaccttataccaccgcatgggTATCactatcacaatttgcacctcaagtgcccaaatatttccaCTTGCTAAAATAAATCAGCAACattatttccacaataaggagttCAAGACTCAATcgcaatgaatacaaaaatctcacaaaatattcggaagcgaataaataaaaaaaaataatatttcacaaatttaacatcttgcctcaataccaaatttaactcaaaaattgcttgtggggtccacatctcgaaactcgacagaagttacaaaatatgaacgcccattcgaccacgattccaaccataaaaattttactaaattccgatatcaactcgaccctcaaatcttcaaatttaaccaagagagtttccaaaatttccaacttaattcactaattaaatgttaaaaactacCATAGATTCAGGTACTTTAACCagaattgagttaagaacacttaccccgatattttccttgaaaatctcccgaaaatcgcctctccccgagctccaaatcggtaagaatggaaaatgggatgaagtcccattttcagaacttaaacattctgtcaagacttttcttcttcgcgaacgcgacagttccctcacgttcgcgaagcacaaaattgtgctgcccaaaaattgcccttcgcgaacgcgagactttAGTCATGAACGCAATGCTTTACCAGGCGAACGTTCGCAAACGCGGCcttcacttcgcgaacgcgaaggcaaaaatcctCACTAGCCAttttccctttcgcgaacgcgatgcccaatCGCGAATGCGTAGCCTCACCTCCTTgctttacgcgaacgcgagccccatgtcgcgaacgcgatgaacaatctcgcctacctccagttcctcttcgcgaacgcaagacccttctagcgaacgcgaagaaggaaaccatgtGCAGACATCtgaaaaattccagcagcattccaagtccaaaaattaatctgttaaccctccgaaactcacccgtggCCCCCggtaccttaaccaaatacaccaacaagtcctaaaacatcatactaacttagttgaagcctcaaatcacatcaaacaatgctaaaatcacaaatcatacctcaatttaagcctaatgaaactaagaaattccaacttctacattcaatacagaaaccaatcaaatcaaatccgattgaccttaaattttgcacacaagtcaaaaatggcataacgaacctattcaaattttcagaattgtattccgaccccaatatcaaagagtcaactccccggtcaaagtTCCAAActtaatttctattttagccatttcaagactaatttaactacggacttccaaataatttttcgggcacgctcctaagtccaaaataaccatacggagctattggaatcatcaaaactctattcaggggtcgtttacacataagtcaacatccgatcaaccttttcaacttaagcttttgaccttgagactaagtgtctcaattcatttcgaaatctctccggacctgaaccgactaccccggcaagtcacataacagttataaagtacaaaatgagcagtaaatggagggacaaggctacaactctcaaaatgagtGACTGGGTTATTtcatcatccccctcttaaacaaatgttcgtcctcgaacgggtttagaattatacctggagtggtgagaagatgaggataacaactgcacatatcatgctcggtctcccaagtcgcctcatcgactggatgacccctccattgtacttttactgaagcaatgcttttcgatctcaactttctaacccGTCTGTCCAAAATGGTCACTGGATCCTTagcataagatagatccttgtccaactggaccgagctgaagtctaatacatgagAAGGATCACCgttatacttccggagcatgaaaacatggaacaaTGGATGAACTTTagtgagactaggtggtagtgcaagtctgtaagccacctctccaactctctcaagaatctcaaaaggtccgatatacctcgagctcaaattgcccttctttccgaacatcataacacccttcataggcgaaacccgaagcaagacccgctcactaaccatgaatgcaacatcacgaaccttccgaactgcataactcttctgtctagattatgttgtacgaagttgatcctgaatcaatttaaccttttccaaagcatcttgaaccaaatccTTACCCAacagtctagcctcacccggctcaaactaacccactggagaccgacaccaccTCCCATATAAAATtgcatacggagccatctgaatgctcgactagtaggtgttgttgtaagcaaactccacaagtggcaagaactaatcccaagcaccccAAAAATCTATCACATATGCATGAAGCATATACTCCactatttgaatagtgcgctcggactgtccgttcttctgagggtgaaatgatgtactcaactccacccgagtacctaactcacattgtacggctctccagaactgtgatgtaaactgtgtaccccggtcatagatgatagatactggtacgccttgaaacctgacaatctcgcgaatataaacccgagccagctgctccgaacaGTAAGTAGTAACCCCAGGAATtaaatgagatgacttggtcaatctatccataatcacccaaactgcatcgaacttcctctgagtccgtgggagcccaacaacaaaatccatagtgatctactCCTATtttcattctggaatctctaacttctgaagcaatccacccggtcgttgatcctcatacttcacctgctgacaatttaggcatcgaACTACATattcactatgtctttcttcatccgcctccaccaatagtgttgtatcaagtcctaatacatctttgtggcacctagatgaatggagtaccgcgaactgtgagcctattggagaatcaactcacgcagaccatctacattgggcacacatagccttccctgcatccgtaatacgcCGTCATcttcaatagtgacttccttggcatcaccgtgttgaaccatgtccttaaggactagtagatatgggtcatcatactgactgtctctgatacgatcataaagagaagcctgagaaaccatacaagccaaaactcggctcggatcagctcggaaacatccactctaacaaactggttgtccaaggctgaacatccaaggctaaaggcctttttactaccggtagatatgctaagctgcccaaactctccgccttactactcaaggcatcgaccactacattggccttcctggggtGATTGAGAATGGTggtatcataatccttaagcaactccaaccacctccactgccacaagttaagatccttttgtttaaacagatgctgcaaactccggtgatcggtgtagacctcataagggagtccatacaagtagtgcctccagatcttcaaggcataaacaatagctgctaatttaAGATCGTGGACCAATTAATTtctctcatgtacctttaattgtctagacgcataggcaatcacccaatcattttgcatcaatactgcaccgagatAAATAcatgacacatcacaatacacagtataagaccttgaacctgtaggcaataccaatactggggctgcaGTCAAatatgtcttgagcttttgaaagctctcctcacattcctcggtccacctgaacagagcacccttctggatcaatttggtcataggtgcagtaatAGAAGAGAaatcctctacaaatcggcgataataccccgctaagccaagaaaacttcggatctccgtagctgaggacggtctggaccaactctgcactgcctcaatcttcttcggatctaccttaatcccttcacacgaaactatatgacccaagaatgccactgaatctagccagaattcacacttcaaaaaatttgcatataacttcttttctctcaaagtttgaagcacagtcctcTGGTGCTGCTCATGATACTCTTGGCTCcgagagtataccagaatgtcgtcagtaaacacaatgacgaaagagtcaagatagggctgaaatacattgttcatcaaatgcataaatgttgttggggcgttgatcagcccaaaggacattacaaggaattcatagtgaccataccgagtcctgaaagaagtcttcgagatatctggatcctgaatcttcaactgatgatagcccaAACACAAgtaaatcttagagaacaccctggaaccctgaagctgattaaatatgtcatcaatacgtggcaatggataaatgttcttcactgtaaccttgctCAACTGGCATTAAtgaatacacatccgcatagaaccatccttcttcttctttacaaataagataggagcaccccaagatgATACACTAGGCtgaacaaaacccttatcaagtagttcttgtaactactcttttaattctttcaattatgctggggccatacgatatggtggaatagaaatgggctgagtgcccggtaacaaataaatgccaaagtcaatatctctatcgggcggtgtacccggaagatccactggaaatacatctagaaaatcccttactaccggaactgactccatggtaggagtatcaacactaatatctctcacacaggccagatacgcatcataccccttctcaatcattcgttgagccttaagaaatgaaacaaccttgctaggaacataatctaaggtacctctccactctagtcgcggtagacctggcatagccaacgtcaccgtcttggcgtaacaatcgaggatagcgtgatagggcaacaactagtccatgcgcaaaaataatatcaaaatctaccatactaagcaataataaatcatctctggtcttaaaaccactgataacaatcaaacacgaccgatacacacggtcaacaataatagaatcacacACGGGTGTAGATActtaaatagaagaactcaaagaatcacggaatatgcccaaatacggggaaaaataagatgacataaaagaataagtggagcctggatcaaataatattgatacatctttatgacagaccggaacaatacctgttataacagaatcagatgcaatTGCCTCCGTCCtagaaggaagggcataatatctggcctggcctccctcttTAGGGCGACCTATACCTGTTCGACCTCCACTTCTAggtggctgtgcaggtggagtagaaactggtgcagtaatcacgGCTTCTGAAGCCTGAGGGCCTTGTGGAATGGgggggcctgagaaatctatggaggtgcacccctcttaaagttggggaaatccctcattatatgatgagtgtcaccacacttaaaacaagCCCTCGAAGGACGTGGTTACTAGGACTGGCTCGgacctgatcgactggactgaccgctgaaagcaccccgtacaagaGGTACAATCGACACTGGCGATGCATAATATAGAACCTGAGgtttgggagtagccggaataccattggcagttggaagtgctgaatgaataggaccacccacatagcctctaccatgacgggctgcagctaGGGCACGAGAATTGTTATatatgccagaatctcgaggtctcttagcttccatcttgttacaccctatattttcgtatgtaaaaatgcgtcgtaagcaaactaatgtaggacaaaaaaatgagataatatttaaaagtatataaagtaagttaatcatgttacctctgaggttacaaatattgaagatcatgaacaacaagtacaaagagggttggacagttcagaagctaaagcaattaaataaaacaatgtttcatcgaaagtcgacaagttggaaatgttataacatgtacctttggggtgagactagggtgatNNNNNNNNNNNNNNNNNNNNNNNNNNNNNNNNNNNNNNNNNNNNNNNNNNNNNNNNNNNNNNNNNNNNNNNNNNNNNNNNNNNNNNNNNNNNNNNNNNNNNNNNNNNNNNNNNNNNNNNNNNNNNNNNNNNNNNNNNNNNNNNNNNNNNNNNNNNNNNNNNNNNNNNNNNNNNNNNNNNNNNNNNNNNNNNNNNNNNNNNCCgtctcttctctctcccggatTGGAATACCCTTCAATATCTTAGAAACTAAcaccacctgctggtatgcgatgtccatctccagttctccggccatactgaatctgatactaggatggagccctcaataaatcgacgaacccgctctcgaacagtagcaaccaaggctggtgcatgcctagccaaataactaaatcagaccgcatattctgacCCGGTTATcgaaccctggcacaactgctcaaactccatgcACCATGCATCTCTGAGTCTCTGAGGAACCAACTcaaaacatatctgaaaattgagtccaagtgagtgaagctgcctcaaccgGACTATCCAAAtcgtatgctcgccaccactggtaggcctcTCCTCTAAGCTGTAATGACATGAAACAAACTCCACTTGAATCcaaaatacccatagtacggaggatacaatgacattcctcaagaaatccctaagcatcctctgaagccaaaccgttgaaaatgggagggtggtacttcttgtacctctcgagcctgtgCTGCTCCCCTTCTGAAACTGcttccctaacctcgggccgaactggAACAACTGGatgtactggtataacctctatGGAATGGTCCACCTGGGACCGTGATTCTAGGGTACGGGCGGtgagagtttgtgctcctcccccggcctgagatgtggcaggagcaagtagaatcaaccctgcctgagctagactGCCAAACATACTCAAAAACTAAGCAAGAGTCTCCTGAGGTGCATGGGTAGTaataggcgtctcaggtgcctgctctccaactagagctactgatGGCTCATTTATAATAGCTCGTGCAGGtgttctggctgcaccacgtagttttcctcggcctctaccctggcccAGTCCTCTTgcagctccaacagggggcgcgagtgtatgatcatcagatccagttgtgcgtgtcctcaccatctgtgagacaattaaaagacaatggtttagaacttcgaagtcaacaaatgtgCATGATAAGGaataaaaaaagtgaaaattttcctaacagttccatagcttcccaagataagtacagatgtctttgtgccaatccacgagactctactaaacctgcttgtgactcataacacctatgaacctagagctctgataccaacttgtcacgatcccaatttcccttcgtaggatgtcgtgatggcacttagtctctaagactaggtaagtatATCAATTATGTGGAATACAAAattgaaactcaaatctcaaaatataaaataaatcaaaccgcgattcagatagttacaactcccaaaacccggtagaaataagtcacaagcttctaagaatttattctaagtgtctctatacatcatagtctaaagagagtaaggaaaacaacataataaggatagaatgggactccgaggtctgcggatgctggcagatataccttgaagtctccgtgtaTGGCTAGTTCACCGATGCCTGGTCCGATacaaagtacctggatctgcacaaaaagatgtgaaaAAGCTTAGTATGaatacaccatagcggtacccagtaagttccaaacctaacctcggtaaagtagtgacgaggtcaggtcaggccttactagaataataaaagacagagTGAAaggtttaacaatataataataataataacaatgggaatgaatcaagtaagtagtatgtcgcAATTTAACTATACAAAATAAGGGCAAATAACACATCGcagaaggaaaataaaaatttacaacttgaaggaaaacaccaaaaataaccaaaggcaatgcaaccataaagaaatatcaacaagagcactcacgatgtaccgcctcgtagtcccaaatcataaataaattcacaatatctcatttccttatatcaccgcgggagccttcacatttaattttaaagaaaatatttttttcccggaataacatcccgcgttttagccacccttatcacaccgcgtgactTCTAGTATTTCCCCTACTGTAACGACCTGGCTGGTCGTTttaagagtaatagccctgatcccctatttactgctttccccgtatctattTCAGCTTATGTCACTTGctgggaggttttgttttggtgtTTGGGGTGTTTTGGggtacttagtccctaaatagaggCTTAAGCCTTATGATTTTGACCATAGCCGGAACTATATGAAGATGACACCAAAATGGAGTTCTTTCAGTTACGTTAGCtctgttggatgattttggacttagggttgtgtccggattatgttttggagatctatagctcatttaggcgtgaaatggcgaaagttaaatttttggagatattgaccggtagtgaactttttgatatcggggtcggaatccaactATGGAAggtagagtaggtccgtaattttgaatatgacttgtgcgcaaaattagaggtcaatcgaacgtggtttgataggtttcggcatcaattgtagaaattgaaagtttcaagttcattaagtttgaatcggagggtgattcatgtttttagcgttgtttgatgtgctttaagggctcaactaagtttgtatggtgttataggactgattggtatgtttggttgaggtcccagaagcctcgggtgtgtttcggatgcttaatggattgaatttggacttacgCAAATAGCTGAAGTTTTTGGTTCCTGgtgttttcgcacttgcggtggaGTGACCGCAGATGCAGACTCGCACGTGCAAGAGGAGGATCGTAGATGTGGGCTAGAGGAGTTTGGCCTGGGGTCATAGGTGT is drawn from Nicotiana tomentosiformis chromosome 12, ASM39032v3, whole genome shotgun sequence and contains these coding sequences:
- the LOC104117714 gene encoding LOW QUALITY PROTEIN: (13S,14R)-1,13-dihydroxy-N-methylcanadine 13-O-acetyltransferase AT1-like (The sequence of the model RefSeq protein was modified relative to this genomic sequence to represent the inferred CDS: inserted 1 base in 1 codon; substituted 1 base at 1 genomic stop codon) produces the protein MIFQKETMEVKILTTKLIKPSSATPNYLENYKLLFFDQIADEAHLPLILFYPPCNNNTNNNSTAEDQLEQSLFRTLAHIYLVANRFTEDNSSIYCADQGVKFINAKVNCKLNGFLEKAQKDVNHAISCWHQDTWDVDESNLFITPISIVQVTQFNCGGMALSMSPAHTAMDGFTTFTFVHERSNVCKLGIPIEKINFLSFNMAKIFQPRDVSXILLPRVPXENRMDSKLDAKKLYINQDSISRLTKELTKSTNSRALFFKPSRVEMIIALDKG